A single Denticeps clupeoides chromosome 7, fDenClu1.1, whole genome shotgun sequence DNA region contains:
- the LOC114794614 gene encoding promethin-A-like, translated as MRCHHDPATAQRSPAVTPSGFSPWMARMCSDPRVEELLSSAAGRYLSERPLLALTALLFGAMAAGPTGLFLAFVFVTSVATAVGFVFVEAFLIAAGGAVLLCALVGVALLATTFSAALCVCHVTVTNVVTFYSGRRGAVGGAKPKAE; from the exons ATGCGGTGTCACCATGACCCGGCCACTGCACAAAGGTCACCTGCGGTGACCCCGAGCGGCTTCAGCCCCTGGATGGCCAGAATGTGCAGTGACCCTCGG GTGGAGGAACTCCTGAGCTCGGCAGCGGGCCGGTACCTGAGCGAGCGCCCGCTGCTGGCGCTCACCGCGCTCCTGTTCGGTGCCATGGCTGCCGGACCCACAGGCCTGTTCCTGGCGTTTGTGTTCGTGACGTCTGTCGCCACCGCCGTTGGCTTCGTTTTTGTAGAAG CCTTCCTGATTGCAGCGGGCGGGGCCGTGCTGCTCTGTGCTCTAGTTGGAGTCGCACTTCTCGCCACCACGTTCTCCGCTGCCCTCTGTGTCTGTCACGTCACCGTCACCAACGTGGTCACCTTCTACTCCGGCCGACG GGGAGCTGTGGGAGGAGCCAAGCCAAAAGCGGAGTGA
- the LOC114794985 gene encoding ER lumen protein-retaining receptor 2: MNIFRLTGDLSHLAAIIILLLKIWKSRSCAGISGKSQILFTLVFTTRYLDLLTSFISLYNTCMKVIYIGCAYATIYLIYMKFKATYDGNHDTFRVEFLVVPVAGLAFLVNHDFSPLEILWTFSIYLESVAILPQLFMISKTGEAETITTHYLFFLGLYRALYLINWIWRFYSESFFDMIAIVAGLVQTILYCDFFYLYFTKVLKGKKLSLPA, from the exons ATGAACATCTTCCGCCTGACCGGGGACCTGTCCCACTTAGCGGCGATCATCATCCTGCTGCTGAAGATCTGGAAGTCGCGCTCCTGCGCCG GCATCTCTGGAAAGAGTCAGATCCTCTTTACCTTGGTCTTCACCACCCGCTACCTGGACCTCCTCACCTCCTTCATCTCCCTCTACAACACCTGCATGAAG GTCATCTACATCGGCTGTGCATACGCCACCATCTACCTGATCTACATGAAGTTTAAAGCCACGTACGATGGAAACCATGACACGTTCAGGGTGGAGTTTCTGGTGGTTCCTGTCGCAGGCCTCGCCTTCTTAGTCAATCACGACTTCTCTCCTTTAGAG ATCCTGTGGACCTTCTCCATCTACCTGGAGTCCGTGGCCATCCTGCCGCAGCTCTTCATGATCAGCAAGACGGGCGAGGCCGAGACCATCACCACCCACTACCTGTTTTTCCTGGGCCTGTACCGCGCCCTGTACCTCATCAACTGGATCTGGCGGTTCTACTCAGAGTCCTTCTTCGACATGATCGCCATCGTGGCCGGCCTGGTCCAGACCATCCTTTACTGCGACTTCTTCTACTTGTATTTCACAAAAG tgctgAAAGGAAAGAAGCTGAGTCTCCCAGCGTAA
- the LOC114793744 gene encoding uncharacterized protein LOC114793744, giving the protein MVSPVVDLRLLTAAVLFSAVVESCRLDQPRGPDRRAKQRPGTSFSLPCDVDTSRCPQTVAVVTTWFVFRRNSHHQLDVDGQSTRYQLDGSSLLFRSLQPGDSGVYHCAIAAGDVPRAGTQAVGRGTVLTVAGRPVPRVRAGLVWTLFTLLLLYSAAVLAVLVRKKTRRGAAFLAGKCAAHEEQVGPEHARIYGGKENNVSPPSEEDASGPWCKSSTARGSRNVPAGNHAEPQSFHAL; this is encoded by the exons ATGGTGTCTCCAGTCGTGGACCTGCGCCTGCTCACGGCCGCCGTCCTCTTCTCTGCAG TCGTGGAATCCTGTCGTCTGGACCAACCCCGCGGTCCAGACAGAAGAGCGAAGCAGAGACCCGGGACGtctttctctcttccttgtGACGTGGACACGTCCCGGTGTCCCCAGACAGTGGCGGTGGTGACCACCTGGTTCGTGTTCAGGAGGAACTCCCACCATCAGCTGGACGTGGACGGCCAGTCCACCAGGTACCAGCTGGACGGCTCGTCCCTGCTCTTCCGCTCGCTGCAGCCCGGGGACAGCGGCGTGTACCACTGCGCCATCGCCGCGGGCGACGTCCCCCGGGCCGGGACGCAGGCGGTGGGCCGAGGCACGGTGCTCACGGTGGCAGGTAGGCCCGTCCCTCGC GTCAGAGCAGGTCTGGTCTGGACGCTGTTCACGTTGCTGCTCCTCTACAGCGCGGCGGTCCTCGCCGTCCTCGTCCGCAAGAAG ACGCGGCGGGGCGCGGCCTTCCTGGCGGGAAAATGTGCCGCGCACGAGGAGCAGGTGGGCCCTGAACACGCTCGCATCTACGGCGGGAAGGAGAATAACGTTTCGCCTCCTTCCGAAGAAGACGCTTCAGGGCCGTGGTGCAAGAGCTCCACAGCGAGAGGAAGCCGGAACGTTCCGGCGGGAAACCACGCCGAGCCGCAGTCGTTTCATGCGCTTTAA